A single region of the Hyphomicrobiales bacterium genome encodes:
- a CDS encoding hypothetical protein (Evidence 5 : Unknown function), translating into MLLQRAALSRISEIRYATDIFRIPCIICVSDKVLW; encoded by the coding sequence GTGCTGCTTCAGCGGGCCGCACTTTCCCGCATCAGCGAGATCCGTTATGCGACGGATATCTTTCGCATCCCTTGCATCATTTGTGTGTCTGACAAGGTATTATGGTAA
- a CDS encoding hypothetical protein (Evidence 5 : Unknown function), producing MASPTADEVADMRRRRAEGASIARIMAATGWGRTAVRNALAPAPDAPVDISDRPARSVGAKNRRNAKTKAKPAKTTKSAGQAIKSRAKLRTAAAGSEAGARADPKVNLKRGALVARLWRTADAQVREVERRLAQGETEPGDREKDARTLAVVVKTLRDLLALEADEHTVEATAAKEKGGDVRDLDDFRRELAERIDRLRRARDADVAVGGL from the coding sequence ATGGCCTCTCCAACGGCGGACGAGGTGGCGGACATGCGCCGCCGCCGCGCTGAAGGCGCTTCTATTGCCAGAATCATGGCCGCTACGGGTTGGGGGCGGACTGCGGTGCGCAATGCACTTGCACCCGCTCCGGACGCGCCGGTTGATATCTCAGATCGACCCGCGCGGTCGGTTGGAGCGAAAAACCGCCGCAACGCAAAGACGAAGGCCAAGCCTGCAAAGACGACCAAGTCTGCGGGGCAAGCGATCAAGTCACGCGCCAAATTACGGACAGCGGCGGCAGGTTCCGAGGCCGGCGCACGGGCCGATCCGAAGGTCAATCTAAAAAGGGGGGCTCTCGTCGCCCGCCTTTGGCGCACGGCCGACGCGCAGGTGCGCGAGGTGGAGCGGCGCCTGGCGCAGGGCGAGACCGAGCCCGGCGATCGCGAAAAAGATGCGCGCACCTTGGCCGTCGTGGTGAAAACCCTGCGCGATCTCCTCGCCCTGGAGGCTGACGAACACACTGTCGAAGCCACGGCGGCAAAGGAGAAGGGCGGCGATGTCCGGGATCTCGACGATTTCCGACGCGAACTTGCGGAGCGCATTGATCGACTGCGCCGCGCACGGGATGCTGACGTCGCTGTTGGCGGGCTGTGA
- a CDS encoding Lipoprotein-anchoring transpeptidase ErfK/SrfK, which produces MVGLTRRMVMGGGLVALGGCVSRPPVPVEAGPTYDRSFERMYAAIDNERFPIPAVDLSEIDPEFLRREVAYDTSQQPGTIVVDPNDRFLYLVRPNGRAMRYGIGVGREGFSWNGNAQVRRKAQWPTWTPPTEMIKRQPELRRYASGMPGGPENPLGARALYLYQGDRDTLYRIHGTNEPWTIGQAVSSGCIRLINQDIIDLYSRVPSGSKVVVLRSNPDLMAQG; this is translated from the coding sequence ATGGTTGGTTTGACACGGCGTATGGTGATGGGTGGTGGGCTTGTGGCCCTCGGTGGATGCGTTTCGCGTCCCCCGGTTCCGGTGGAAGCCGGACCGACCTATGATCGATCCTTCGAGCGGATGTATGCCGCTATTGATAACGAACGCTTCCCCATTCCCGCCGTCGACCTTTCCGAAATCGACCCGGAATTCCTGCGGCGGGAGGTGGCCTACGACACATCGCAGCAGCCGGGAACGATCGTCGTGGATCCCAACGATCGTTTCCTCTATCTCGTGCGCCCCAACGGCCGCGCCATGCGCTACGGCATCGGGGTCGGGCGCGAGGGCTTCAGCTGGAACGGCAATGCCCAGGTGCGGCGCAAGGCGCAATGGCCGACATGGACTCCGCCGACGGAGATGATCAAGCGCCAGCCGGAACTGCGCCGGTATGCCAGCGGGATGCCCGGCGGCCCGGAGAACCCGCTCGGCGCGCGGGCGCTTTATCTTTACCAGGGTGACCGGGATACGCTCTACCGCATTCACGGCACCAACGAGCCCTGGACGATCGGCCAAGCCGTCTCGTCAGGCTGCATCCGGTTGATCAACCAGGATATTATCGACCTCTATTCGCGCGTACCAAGCGGCAGCAAGGTCGTCGTGCTCCGCAGCAATCCCGATCTGATGGCGCAGGGCTGA
- a CDS encoding Uncharacterized SufE-like protein R01000, whose protein sequence is MQPPLDEILDNFEFLDDWDDRYRYLIELGRMLEPLPDAARSDANKVRGCASQVWLETMIARDADHEPVVNFRGDSDAHIVRGLVALAFAIFSGHTAREIVETDALALFTKLGLGDHLTPQRSNGLRSMVERIKTDARAALAEAAT, encoded by the coding sequence ATGCAGCCGCCGCTCGACGAGATACTCGACAACTTCGAGTTCCTCGACGATTGGGATGATCGCTACCGCTACCTCATCGAGCTCGGGCGGATGCTGGAGCCGTTGCCTGATGCGGCGCGCTCCGATGCCAACAAGGTTCGCGGCTGCGCCAGCCAGGTCTGGCTGGAAACAATGATCGCGCGCGATGCCGATCACGAGCCGGTGGTGAATTTCCGCGGCGACAGTGACGCGCATATCGTCCGTGGGCTGGTCGCATTGGCCTTCGCCATATTCTCCGGCCACACCGCCCGCGAGATCGTTGAAACGGACGCGCTCGCGCTCTTCACCAAGCTCGGGCTTGGCGACCACCTGACCCCGCAGCGCTCCAACGGCCTGCGTTCGATGGTTGAACGGATCAAGACCGACGCGCGGGCCGCGCTCGCCGAAGCAGCGACCTGA
- a CDS encoding Histidine kinase, protein MERGAPIERVTIVTALISGLSMRQRLASLIHPSVGEDEDERARHEHFIVTRLIVAFVALTALPLYLAVFGVPSLAQLLVLIFLAAPIGAVVLLSRTGRLDVAYGLSSASFALLVLVLATASGGTTSPALICLVALPVEALLSGSTRLVLASSFMGVVAAFTVAVLQALGFVQAGGVQPGLMMPLCASAAIGYVATQALAACRREAKDRAVIAQHDARDQVVLETIGDLVTWHDRSGSVVFVSAAAEVLTGLPAQRLYGRGLFDLVHIADRPAFIKTLTDAVFCTGPLTTQFRLNVASPDPETGAASTGFIWVEMTVKRAQNPAGELLDDTYAVVAVTRDITPLKQHEAELDEALSQAESANEAKSRFLATVSHELRTPLNAIIGFSEILASPALSPHDQARQREYAMIVQNSGRHLLEMVNMLLDMSRIEAGNFEIEFEPFDASALLDDCCDLMQLKAKDAEIVLGRQFERNDHVLVADQRACRQIVLNLIANAVKFTPPGGEVRVSAKVEGERFVLRVADTGIGIAEEDIPRLGSPFFQARSSYDRPYEGTGLGLSVVNGLVSLHHGTIDIASVAGKGTTVTVSLPQDCRAGAEAQPTRHRLDIGLSMPWANRRKDDHEKEAMKRRA, encoded by the coding sequence ATGGAAAGGGGCGCGCCTATCGAGCGTGTGACAATCGTGACCGCTTTGATATCTGGATTGTCGATGCGTCAACGTCTGGCCAGCTTGATTCACCCCTCCGTGGGGGAGGATGAAGATGAGCGCGCGCGTCACGAGCATTTCATCGTAACGCGCCTGATCGTCGCTTTCGTGGCCCTGACGGCGCTGCCGCTCTATCTCGCGGTTTTCGGCGTGCCGTCGCTTGCCCAGCTCCTCGTGCTCATCTTCCTCGCCGCTCCGATCGGCGCTGTCGTGCTGCTGTCGCGGACTGGGCGGCTCGACGTTGCCTATGGTCTGTCGTCGGCGTCCTTCGCGTTGCTCGTCCTGGTGCTCGCCACGGCCTCCGGCGGCACCACTTCGCCCGCGTTGATCTGCCTTGTGGCCCTGCCGGTGGAGGCGCTTCTGTCGGGCTCGACGCGCCTGGTGCTTGCGTCGAGCTTCATGGGTGTCGTTGCCGCGTTTACCGTTGCGGTCCTGCAGGCGCTGGGCTTCGTGCAGGCTGGCGGCGTGCAGCCCGGGTTGATGATGCCGCTCTGCGCATCGGCGGCGATCGGCTACGTGGCGACTCAGGCGCTTGCGGCCTGCCGCCGGGAGGCCAAGGACCGCGCGGTCATCGCCCAGCATGACGCGCGTGATCAGGTGGTCCTGGAGACGATCGGCGATCTCGTGACATGGCATGATCGCAGCGGCTCGGTGGTTTTCGTCAGCGCGGCCGCCGAGGTGCTGACCGGCCTTCCCGCGCAGCGGCTCTATGGGCGTGGCCTGTTCGATCTCGTCCATATCGCCGACCGCCCGGCCTTCATCAAGACGCTGACCGATGCCGTGTTCTGCACGGGGCCCCTCACCACGCAGTTCCGGCTCAATGTGGCTTCCCCCGACCCCGAGACCGGCGCCGCGTCCACCGGCTTCATCTGGGTGGAGATGACCGTCAAGCGCGCGCAGAATCCTGCTGGCGAGCTTCTGGACGATACCTATGCGGTCGTCGCGGTGACGCGCGACATCACCCCTCTCAAACAGCATGAGGCCGAACTCGACGAGGCCCTGAGCCAGGCCGAAAGCGCCAATGAAGCCAAGAGCCGCTTCCTGGCGACGGTCAGCCACGAATTGCGCACGCCGCTCAACGCCATCATCGGCTTTTCGGAGATTCTCGCGAGCCCCGCGCTGTCCCCCCATGATCAGGCAAGGCAGCGTGAATATGCGATGATCGTGCAGAATTCGGGCCGCCATCTCCTGGAGATGGTGAACATGCTGCTCGACATGTCACGGATCGAGGCGGGCAATTTCGAAATCGAATTCGAGCCCTTCGATGCGAGCGCTCTGCTCGATGATTGTTGCGATCTCATGCAGCTCAAGGCCAAGGATGCGGAGATTGTCCTTGGCCGCCAATTCGAGCGCAATGACCATGTGCTGGTGGCCGATCAGCGCGCTTGCAGGCAAATCGTCCTCAACCTCATCGCAAATGCGGTGAAATTTACGCCGCCAGGCGGAGAAGTCCGCGTGAGCGCAAAGGTCGAGGGCGAGCGTTTCGTGTTGAGGGTCGCGGATACGGGAATAGGCATCGCGGAAGAGGATATCCCAAGGCTCGGCTCGCCGTTCTTCCAAGCGCGCTCGTCCTATGACCGGCCCTATGAAGGAACCGGGCTTGGATTATCCGTCGTCAACGGGCTCGTATCCCTGCACCACGGAACCATCGATATCGCAAGCGTTGCCGGCAAGGGCACGACTGTTACGGTGTCCCTGCCGCAGGATTGCCGCGCCGGCGCCGAGGCCCAACCAACGCGCCATCGACTGGACATCGGGCTGTCCATGCCCTGGGCCAATCGTCGCAAAGACGACCATGAAAAAGAGGCTATGAAGCGTCGTGCGTGA
- a CDS encoding putative peptidoglycan binding protein (Evidence 3 : Putative function from multiple computational evidences): MMGAALSAVRPIAILKIVAIPLVRRPATALTALLMTSCAVFIVVNAVALQPGQHPAPLFGSDRGRAVSETAPRPAETTTPAPVPAPPQRVAVPTAPAVVQPPNRPERAAPAPRETTAAIPPARPDVIGDFIRGRAPATTGAISATPQASLVLLNAQKALLKLGYVIKPDGLKGPATQKAIEIFEKDHGLAVTGELGPRTLQALAAASGMPVE; encoded by the coding sequence ATGATGGGCGCTGCCCTGAGCGCAGTCCGCCCCATCGCGATCCTGAAGATCGTGGCCATTCCGCTTGTCCGGCGGCCGGCGACGGCTCTCACCGCGCTCCTGATGACGAGTTGCGCGGTTTTCATCGTCGTCAATGCTGTCGCGCTGCAACCCGGCCAGCATCCCGCGCCACTGTTCGGTTCCGACCGCGGCCGCGCCGTGTCGGAGACGGCCCCGCGGCCTGCCGAAACCACCACGCCGGCGCCGGTGCCGGCTCCGCCACAGCGGGTTGCCGTACCCACAGCGCCGGCTGTCGTCCAGCCACCAAACCGCCCGGAGCGGGCGGCGCCTGCGCCGCGCGAGACGACAGCGGCGATTCCGCCCGCCCGCCCGGACGTCATTGGTGACTTCATCCGCGGTCGTGCTCCGGCCACCACGGGCGCAATCAGCGCAACGCCCCAGGCCTCGCTCGTCCTGCTCAACGCCCAGAAGGCCCTGCTCAAGCTTGGCTATGTCATCAAGCCGGACGGGCTGAAGGGACCGGCCACGCAGAAGGCAATCGAGATCTTCGAGAAAGACCATGGCCTGGCTGTGACGGGCGAACTCGGGCCGCGGACGCTGCAAGCACTTGCCGCCGCAAGCGGCATGCCCGTTGAATAG
- a CDS encoding Multimodular transpeptidase-transglycosylase gives MLSFGGASFWKRLKRRALAFDSRVDSSLYDASRDFNEVWLRICAYSDRLRVRGFPRIVNELACESLTLGLAGGILLLALAIPAFRETSEDWLKRPELAVTFLDRYGNEIGKRGILHDDTLAFQDIPDVFIKAVLATEDRRFYDHFGIDVIGTLRAASANARAEGVVQGGSSITQQLAKNLFLSNERSLERKVKEAFLALWLESRLTKNEILKLYLDRAYMGGSTFGVVAATEFYFGKSVKDLTLPEAAMLAGLFKAPSKFAPHVNLPAARARASDVLSNMVASNVLSEGQAEMARRNPATPIDRRREVSPDYYLDWAFEEVKRLADEDKFGEERVLTVKTGLDIFAQHSAESALEENLRRDGKRFNASQGAMAVLEPDGNVRAMVGGRDYGASQFNRATNALRQPGSSYKPFVYTAALEAGLYKPNTIVTDAPVCIGNWCPNNYGRSYAGSMPLVTALAKSINTIPVRMSLALGKGNAKVGRAKIIEMSHRMGLTTNLEDTPSLPIGAGVVTVLDMASGYAVFANGGKRAKPYSATEVRNGRGEIIWRHDSETPPQQIIAPSVIADMNFMLQRVVEGGTGGRARLPGLVVAGKTGTTNAYRDAWFVGFTGNLVASVWLGNDDYTSTRNLTGGVLPAQIWHDTMAPILVGTEQKPLLGIDVKPGAGEKPVAVNAPAASDTGRGGPMTLSRRSYEALNGVTDLIKAAGPTPRRQAAGARVPASPNVFGSATPPVAMP, from the coding sequence GTGCTGTCGTTCGGTGGAGCCTCGTTCTGGAAGCGCCTTAAGCGTCGGGCCCTCGCCTTCGACTCCAGGGTGGATTCGAGTCTCTACGATGCCAGTCGTGATTTCAACGAGGTGTGGTTACGGATCTGCGCCTACTCCGACCGGCTTCGTGTTCGCGGCTTTCCCCGCATCGTCAATGAACTCGCCTGTGAAAGCCTGACGCTGGGGCTCGCCGGCGGTATCCTGCTGCTCGCCCTTGCCATACCGGCCTTCCGGGAAACCAGCGAGGACTGGCTGAAGCGGCCGGAACTGGCAGTCACTTTCCTGGATCGCTACGGCAACGAAATCGGCAAGCGTGGCATCCTTCATGATGACACTCTGGCGTTTCAGGATATCCCCGACGTTTTCATAAAAGCCGTGCTCGCGACCGAGGACAGGCGCTTCTATGACCATTTCGGTATCGACGTCATAGGCACGCTGCGCGCCGCCTCCGCCAACGCCCGCGCAGAAGGCGTCGTGCAGGGCGGTTCATCGATCACCCAGCAGCTCGCCAAGAACCTCTTCCTCAGCAACGAGCGATCGCTGGAGCGCAAGGTCAAGGAAGCCTTTCTCGCGCTCTGGCTGGAATCGCGGCTGACCAAGAACGAGATCCTCAAGCTCTATCTCGATCGTGCCTATATGGGCGGCAGCACCTTCGGTGTCGTCGCGGCGACCGAGTTCTATTTCGGCAAGTCGGTCAAGGATCTGACGCTTCCCGAGGCCGCGATGCTGGCCGGCCTGTTCAAGGCACCCTCGAAATTCGCCCCCCACGTCAATCTGCCGGCGGCCCGTGCCCGCGCTTCGGACGTGCTGAGCAACATGGTCGCGTCCAATGTGCTGAGCGAGGGACAAGCCGAAATGGCCCGGCGCAATCCGGCAACGCCGATCGACCGCCGCCGCGAAGTCAGCCCGGACTACTACCTCGATTGGGCTTTCGAGGAAGTCAAGCGGCTCGCGGACGAGGACAAGTTTGGCGAGGAACGCGTTCTCACGGTCAAGACGGGCCTCGACATTTTCGCCCAGCACAGCGCCGAAAGCGCGTTGGAGGAGAACCTCCGCCGGGATGGCAAGCGCTTCAACGCAAGCCAGGGCGCGATGGCTGTGCTCGAACCCGACGGCAACGTGCGCGCCATGGTCGGCGGCCGTGACTACGGCGCGAGCCAATTCAACCGGGCGACCAACGCGCTTCGGCAGCCCGGCTCGTCCTACAAGCCGTTCGTCTACACCGCAGCGCTGGAAGCCGGGCTCTACAAGCCCAATACCATCGTCACGGACGCTCCCGTCTGCATCGGCAACTGGTGCCCGAACAACTATGGTCGCTCATACGCCGGTTCGATGCCGCTTGTTACGGCCCTCGCAAAGTCCATCAACACGATTCCGGTGCGGATGTCGCTCGCGCTCGGCAAGGGCAATGCCAAAGTCGGCCGCGCCAAGATCATCGAAATGAGCCACCGCATGGGGCTCACCACCAATCTCGAGGATACGCCCTCCCTGCCGATCGGTGCGGGCGTGGTGACCGTTCTCGACATGGCGTCGGGCTACGCGGTCTTCGCCAACGGCGGCAAGCGGGCGAAACCCTATAGCGCGACAGAAGTGCGCAACGGGCGCGGCGAGATCATCTGGCGTCACGACAGCGAGACGCCACCGCAGCAGATCATCGCTCCATCGGTGATCGCGGACATGAATTTCATGCTGCAGCGGGTGGTCGAGGGCGGCACGGGCGGTCGGGCACGCCTGCCCGGTCTCGTTGTCGCGGGCAAGACCGGGACGACCAATGCCTATCGTGATGCCTGGTTCGTCGGCTTCACCGGCAATCTGGTCGCCAGCGTCTGGCTCGGCAACGATGACTATACGTCAACGCGCAACCTGACCGGCGGCGTTCTTCCCGCCCAGATCTGGCACGACACAATGGCGCCGATCCTTGTCGGCACGGAACAGAAGCCGCTTCTGGGGATCGATGTGAAACCCGGCGCTGGCGAAAAGCCCGTTGCCGTGAACGCTCCCGCCGCCAGCGATACCGGACGCGGCGGCCCCATGACCCTGTCGCGCCGTTCCTATGAAGCCTTGAACGGCGTGACCGATCTCATCAAGGCCGCCGGCCCCACGCCCCGGCGACAGGCCGCGGGCGCGCGCGTGCCAGCGAGCCCGAATGTTTTCGGCTCGGCGACGCCGCCAGTCGCAATGCCCTGA
- a CDS encoding conserved hypothetical protein (Evidence 4 : Unknown function but conserved in other organisms), translating into MSLLWRCAICIAAIYWFSPVHDRAEEPRHAHPAAAARSDGVITGSVGKAGPGTRQPQSDTHNGRDILTAAEQATRLLNSLDAATRRRLIDALISTQDSGEAGTRSK; encoded by the coding sequence ATGAGTCTGCTATGGCGCTGCGCCATCTGCATCGCGGCAATCTACTGGTTCTCGCCCGTCCACGACAGGGCGGAGGAGCCGCGCCACGCCCATCCCGCAGCCGCGGCCCGATCCGATGGGGTCATCACCGGCAGTGTCGGCAAGGCAGGCCCTGGGACCCGCCAGCCGCAATCCGACACCCATAACGGCCGCGACATCCTCACCGCCGCCGAGCAGGCCACGCGTCTCCTGAATTCGCTGGACGCGGCGACGCGCCGTCGCCTGATCGACGCGCTGATCTCGACACAGGACAGCGGCGAAGCAGGAACCCGGTCGAAATGA
- a CDS encoding conserved hypothetical protein (Evidence 4 : Unknown function but conserved in other organisms): MRLRTDFWVPAYIRRCSVEGAYAVLRRRGAAEAGAVFVKIDPLDGTCALYGPAPQSLTGDRPEERFFLQVPLNEASPLAAEEKLRREIAFDPDLWIVEVEDRQGRHFLDLAKE; encoded by the coding sequence ATGCGGCTGAGGACTGATTTCTGGGTTCCCGCCTATATCAGGCGTTGTTCAGTCGAAGGGGCTTATGCTGTCCTGCGCCGACGCGGAGCCGCCGAGGCCGGGGCGGTGTTCGTCAAGATCGATCCCCTCGATGGCACCTGCGCCCTCTACGGGCCAGCCCCGCAGAGCCTGACGGGTGACCGGCCGGAGGAGCGCTTCTTCCTCCAGGTTCCGTTGAACGAGGCAAGCCCGCTCGCCGCGGAAGAGAAGCTTCGACGCGAGATCGCATTCGATCCCGATTTGTGGATCGTCGAGGTCGAGGATCGGCAAGGACGTCATTTCCTCGATCTGGCCAAGGAATGA
- a CDS encoding conserved hypothetical protein (Evidence 4 : Unknown function but conserved in other organisms), producing the protein MDQIAGTQLGQVVQLADQAAFKYRMRRPAVRSDKPAQLLLFMGVHYERHDTPSRNLPRRGKRQAPQRDKNVC; encoded by the coding sequence ATGGACCAAATTGCCGGTACTCAGTTGGGGCAGGTTGTTCAGTTGGCGGATCAAGCCGCATTCAAGTATCGGATGCGCCGTCCGGCGGTAAGGTCCGACAAACCTGCCCAGCTCTTGCTTTTCATGGGCGTTCACTACGAACGGCATGATACGCCTTCACGGAATTTGCCGCGGCGTGGCAAGAGGCAGGCACCGCAGCGCGACAAGAATGTCTGCTGA
- a CDS encoding conserved hypothetical protein (Evidence 4 : Unknown function but conserved in other organisms), translated as MRIDDRGNGTRQLSAAAVRLLTHLATRGASARQLAEMPDDINLFVERKGVTLGAGRLPVAAAGMLAAHDLAIWEGTGPRRRLVITSAGMAHLRRRAAEPEDRFVAQHLSTAERTLEVEGVRRKVRIDEGESPLAWLRARRDRNGRPFVDAVCFEAGERLRGDLTIAQLLPKVTMRWTTGPLGQGGQGPAAATDAMIAARQRARRALQAVGSDFAGLLMDVCGFLKGLETIERERGWPPRSGKVILQLALRRLAEAYGLSAEAKGKAEAGGIHSWHAPIDRMEA; from the coding sequence ATGCGAATTGATGATCGAGGAAATGGGACCAGACAGCTCTCCGCGGCGGCGGTGCGTCTGCTCACCCATCTCGCGACACGAGGGGCCAGCGCCCGCCAGCTCGCGGAAATGCCTGACGACATTAACCTTTTCGTCGAGCGCAAGGGCGTGACGCTCGGCGCGGGGCGTTTGCCCGTCGCCGCGGCGGGTATGCTTGCCGCGCATGATCTCGCGATTTGGGAGGGAACAGGCCCACGGCGCAGACTGGTGATCACGTCGGCTGGCATGGCGCATTTGCGCAGGCGGGCGGCCGAGCCGGAGGATCGTTTCGTCGCCCAACATCTCAGCACCGCTGAAAGGACGCTGGAGGTCGAGGGCGTGCGGCGCAAGGTTCGGATCGACGAAGGGGAAAGTCCGCTTGCCTGGCTCAGGGCTCGCCGTGACCGCAACGGTCGGCCGTTTGTCGATGCGGTCTGTTTCGAGGCAGGCGAGCGGTTGCGCGGGGACCTGACGATTGCCCAGCTCCTGCCCAAGGTCACGATGCGCTGGACGACGGGGCCCTTGGGGCAGGGGGGGCAGGGCCCCGCCGCGGCCACCGATGCAATGATCGCGGCACGGCAACGCGCGCGGCGCGCGCTTCAGGCCGTTGGCTCTGATTTCGCCGGCCTTCTGATGGACGTCTGCGGCTTTCTGAAAGGCCTCGAGACGATCGAGCGCGAGCGTGGCTGGCCGCCGCGCTCGGGCAAGGTCATCCTGCAACTAGCCCTGCGGCGTCTGGCGGAAGCTTATGGCCTGTCGGCCGAGGCTAAAGGGAAGGCTGAGGCGGGCGGCATTCATTCGTGGCATGCGCCGATCGATCGCATGGAAGCCTGA
- a CDS encoding putative membrane protein (Evidence 3 : Putative function from multiple computational evidences), giving the protein MLMGRILGSFTLTVIAGLILGAAVHILTIFAIPHLAKHNAYARFGTDGGASDLLFPNPAKHPPLPQPDPAVAVAACSFDLSKGPIIASAKLDASFASLSVHARGGQVLYALTDQAATRGQVKLTLMSQAYFDEFVADSEEAAATNVLRLVTAENSGLVVIRVLAAFPTEMLEATKAAESLLCTPQPPGPRS; this is encoded by the coding sequence GTGCTGATGGGGCGGATCCTCGGTTCATTCACACTGACCGTGATCGCCGGGCTTATCCTGGGCGCGGCGGTCCATATCCTGACGATCTTTGCGATTCCGCATCTGGCAAAGCACAATGCGTATGCCCGCTTTGGAACGGACGGTGGTGCCAGCGACCTGCTCTTTCCCAATCCCGCAAAGCATCCGCCCCTCCCCCAGCCTGACCCGGCTGTGGCTGTGGCCGCCTGCTCGTTCGATCTGAGCAAAGGCCCGATCATCGCCTCGGCAAAGCTCGACGCGAGCTTCGCGTCCCTATCCGTTCATGCGCGTGGGGGCCAGGTGCTCTATGCTCTCACCGACCAGGCGGCAACCCGCGGTCAGGTGAAGCTCACGCTCATGTCGCAAGCTTATTTCGACGAATTCGTCGCGGATAGCGAGGAGGCGGCGGCAACCAACGTGCTGCGTCTGGTAACGGCGGAAAACAGCGGCCTCGTGGTGATCCGAGTACTCGCTGCTTTTCCCACCGAGATGCTGGAGGCCACGAAGGCCGCGGAAAGCTTGCTGTGCACGCCACAGCCTCCAGGGCCTCGTTCGTGA
- a CDS encoding conserved hypothetical protein (Evidence 4 : Unknown function but conserved in other organisms): protein MAAAEFKDQICGKESINAEPDGSAELPFWKTKTLAQMDGAEWESLCDGCGRCCLVKLEDEDTGTIHFTDIACRLLDTESCRCRDYPNRQAFVHDCIRLTVEEVGRLSWLPPTCAYRLVREGVDLYWWHPLVSGDPDTVHTAGVSLRGRSVTSEEDLPEEEFPDRIVNWPNKVPKRARRRADATD, encoded by the coding sequence ATGGCCGCCGCCGAATTCAAAGATCAGATCTGCGGTAAAGAGTCGATAAATGCGGAGCCTGATGGCTCGGCCGAATTGCCGTTCTGGAAGACCAAAACGCTCGCGCAGATGGACGGGGCCGAGTGGGAGTCCTTATGCGACGGTTGCGGTCGCTGCTGCCTCGTCAAGCTTGAAGATGAGGACACGGGTACCATTCATTTTACGGACATCGCTTGCCGTCTTCTCGATACCGAGAGCTGCCGCTGCCGCGATTATCCCAACCGCCAGGCTTTCGTGCACGACTGCATCCGTCTGACCGTCGAGGAGGTCGGGCGGCTTTCATGGCTGCCTCCGACCTGCGCCTACCGTCTTGTCCGTGAGGGTGTGGACCTCTACTGGTGGCATCCGCTCGTCTCTGGAGATCCCGACACCGTCCATACGGCCGGCGTTTCGCTGCGCGGGCGGTCTGTGACGAGTGAGGAGGACCTGCCGGAAGAGGAATTCCCGGACAGGATCGTCAACTGGCCGAACAAGGTGCCGAAACGTGCGCGACGGCGCGCCGACGCGACAGATTGA
- a CDS encoding conserved hypothetical protein (Evidence 4 : Unknown function but conserved in other organisms): MRSFLALPLIFAIGAATGLGSAYFAVKGDPAFGAVQSGQWVTWPDLGSVTIDPYALANLARSARIPLASGEGYVFTASTDEAGRPLDSTCRYTLSGNSPRARVWTVTVYDANGELSPNSLQRDGFTSREVTLSADGAIKINLSREATSGDWLPLPTTRAFSAVLRLYDTALSPTSGSVSNISLPTLKRTAC, encoded by the coding sequence GTGCGCTCATTTCTCGCCCTGCCCCTGATCTTCGCCATCGGCGCCGCCACTGGTCTCGGCTCGGCTTATTTTGCCGTGAAGGGGGATCCGGCGTTCGGCGCCGTTCAATCCGGCCAATGGGTCACCTGGCCGGACCTCGGTTCGGTCACGATCGACCCCTATGCACTTGCCAATCTGGCCCGCTCGGCCCGCATTCCTCTTGCGTCGGGAGAAGGCTACGTCTTCACGGCCAGCACGGACGAAGCTGGCCGGCCTCTCGACAGTACCTGTCGCTACACGCTGTCGGGTAACTCGCCACGGGCGCGCGTCTGGACCGTGACGGTCTATGACGCGAATGGCGAACTGTCCCCAAATTCGCTGCAGCGCGATGGCTTCACCTCACGGGAGGTGACACTTTCGGCCGACGGCGCCATCAAAATCAATCTCTCGCGCGAAGCGACCTCCGGGGACTGGCTTCCCTTGCCGACGACGCGGGCATTTTCGGCGGTGCTGCGGCTCTACGACACGGCATTGTCTCCAACATCCGGATCCGTCAGCAATATCAGCCTGCCCACATTGAAGCGGACGGCGTGCTGA